A single genomic interval of Lactococcus sp. S-13 harbors:
- the ligA gene encoding NAD-dependent DNA ligase LigA, protein MNIESKIKALTELLNQYAYEYYTLDTPSVEDSEYDRLYHELVKLEQENPQLIRADSPTHRTGNVVLDGFVKFQHPYNLYSLGDVFSREELVIWEEKIRKELKNPEYICELKIDGLSLSLYYENGVLMTAATRGNGSIGENITENVKRIKDVPLKLRDAIDIVVRGEAYLPRKNFAKLNAERELEGVAAFANPRNAAAGTLRQLDTKVVAKRGLATFLYQEASPATNDTQEEVLEYLEDLGFQVNSVRKFARNMDEIWAFIEEATALRDELPYDIDGVVIKVNNLSEQEELGFTVKAPRWAIAYKFPAEEAQTELLSVDWTVGRTGVVTPTANMVPVLLAQTKVSRATLHNVDYIKEKDIRLGDQVLIYKAGDIIPKVGRVLVDKRTKELPPLEIPTLCPECGSDLVHFEDEVALRCVNPLCPAQMREKLIHFASRGAMNIVGLGPAVIAQLFDKRLVADVADLYQLTVDKLLTLDKVKETSAQKMVAAIAKSRENSAEKLLFGLGIRHVGSKAAKLLLERFGDLRQLAQAKEEEIAEIPSLGGVIATALVTYFETDGAKILLDELEEAGVNFAYLGVVNSHGLLAGKTVVLTGKLTTLTRAQAKEKLESLGANVSGSVSKKTDLVVAGEEAGSKLTKAQDLGIEIWSEQDLLNL, encoded by the coding sequence ATGAATATCGAGTCAAAAATCAAAGCATTAACGGAATTACTTAATCAATATGCTTATGAATATTATACGTTGGACACACCATCTGTTGAGGATAGTGAGTATGATCGTCTTTATCATGAATTGGTCAAGCTGGAACAAGAAAATCCCCAGTTGATCAGAGCAGATTCACCAACCCACCGAACTGGGAATGTCGTCTTGGACGGTTTTGTGAAATTTCAACATCCTTATAACTTGTACAGTTTGGGGGATGTTTTTTCGCGTGAAGAATTAGTGATTTGGGAGGAAAAAATTCGTAAAGAATTGAAGAATCCTGAGTATATTTGTGAATTAAAAATTGATGGTTTGTCTTTATCACTTTATTATGAGAATGGTGTGCTAATGACAGCGGCAACGCGGGGTAATGGCTCCATTGGTGAGAATATCACGGAAAATGTGAAACGCATCAAGGATGTGCCTTTGAAACTCCGTGATGCGATAGATATCGTGGTTCGTGGAGAGGCTTATTTGCCACGGAAAAATTTTGCTAAGTTAAATGCTGAGCGAGAGCTTGAGGGGGTTGCGGCTTTTGCTAACCCACGTAATGCGGCGGCAGGGACTTTACGTCAGTTGGATACGAAGGTGGTGGCCAAACGTGGCTTAGCGACTTTCTTATATCAAGAGGCTAGTCCAGCAACAAATGATACGCAAGAAGAAGTATTAGAATATCTTGAGGATTTGGGCTTTCAGGTCAATTCTGTGCGAAAATTTGCGCGTAATATGGACGAAATCTGGGCTTTTATCGAAGAAGCAACGGCTTTGCGTGATGAATTGCCCTATGACATCGATGGGGTTGTTATCAAGGTTAATAATCTCTCAGAACAAGAAGAGTTGGGCTTTACGGTTAAGGCGCCTCGGTGGGCAATTGCTTATAAATTTCCTGCGGAGGAGGCTCAAACAGAGCTTTTGTCGGTCGATTGGACGGTGGGACGTACGGGTGTTGTGACCCCCACAGCAAATATGGTTCCTGTTCTTTTGGCACAAACAAAAGTGTCGCGTGCGACTTTGCATAATGTGGACTACATCAAGGAAAAAGATATTCGTTTGGGCGATCAGGTCTTGATTTACAAGGCGGGAGATATTATTCCCAAAGTTGGTCGAGTCTTGGTGGATAAGCGAACGAAAGAGTTGCCACCGCTGGAAATTCCGACGCTTTGTCCAGAATGTGGTTCGGATTTGGTGCATTTTGAAGATGAGGTGGCTTTGCGTTGTGTGAATCCCTTGTGTCCTGCTCAGATGCGGGAAAAATTGATTCATTTTGCTAGTCGTGGAGCGATGAATATTGTTGGCTTGGGGCCAGCGGTGATTGCGCAACTTTTTGATAAGCGGTTAGTGGCTGATGTGGCTGATTTATATCAGTTGACGGTGGATAAATTGCTGACGCTAGATAAAGTCAAAGAAACGTCAGCGCAAAAAATGGTGGCTGCCATTGCCAAGAGTCGAGAAAATTCGGCAGAAAAATTACTTTTTGGCTTGGGAATTCGTCATGTAGGAAGTAAGGCAGCGAAGTTGCTGTTGGAACGTTTTGGTGATTTGCGTCAGCTGGCACAGGCAAAAGAAGAAGAAATTGCAGAAATCCCGTCACTTGGTGGGGTGATTGCAACGGCTCTGGTGACTTATTTTGAAACGGATGGCGCAAAGATTTTGCTTGATGAGTTGGAAGAAGCAGGCGTCAATTTTGCTTATCTGGGTGTGGTGAATTCGCATGGTTTATTAGCAGGCAAAACGGTTGTTTTGACAGGGAAATTGACCACCTTAACTCGTGCGCAAGCCAAGGAAAAATTAGAAAGTTTGGGCGCCAACGTCTCGGGTTCAGTTTCTAAAAAAACAGATTTGGTTGTTGCCGGCGAGGAAGCAGGAAGCAAATTGACCAAAGCACAAGATTTGGGCATCGAAATTTGGTCAGAGCAAGATTTGCTTAATTTATAA